The Algoriphagus halophilus genome window below encodes:
- the rimM gene encoding ribosome maturation factor RimM (Essential for efficient processing of 16S rRNA), giving the protein MNKEQCFQLGYVAKVHGLRGEVVVMLDTDNPEDYENLEHLFLEQKSRLVPFFLEHFVLQPGNKALAKFEDYDSLDQVEGLVGSEVYLPLTELPELEDDQYYFHELIGFEVFDETKGLIGTVQVVYDLETQDLLGVTHQGKEVLIPIQDGIIQQVDKAAKKVFCQLPEGLLEIYLED; this is encoded by the coding sequence ATGAACAAGGAGCAATGCTTTCAATTAGGCTATGTAGCCAAAGTTCATGGACTGCGTGGAGAAGTGGTCGTGATGTTGGATACAGATAATCCAGAGGATTATGAAAATCTAGAACATCTCTTCCTTGAGCAAAAATCCCGGCTAGTGCCGTTTTTCCTGGAGCACTTTGTACTCCAACCCGGAAATAAAGCATTGGCAAAATTTGAGGATTATGATTCGCTCGATCAAGTAGAAGGATTAGTAGGTTCGGAAGTTTATCTTCCACTCACTGAACTTCCCGAACTGGAAGATGACCAATATTATTTCCACGAGTTGATCGGATTTGAGGTCTTTGATGAGACCAAAGGTTTGATAGGAACTGTCCAGGTTGTTTATGACCTGGAAACACAGGATCTCCTCGGGGTGACGCACCAGGGTAAGGAAGTTTTGATACCCATTCAAGATGGAATTATCCAACAGGTGGACAAGGCAGCAAAAAAAGTTTTCTGTCAATTACCCGAAGGTTTACTTGAAATTTATCTGGAAGACTGA
- the gltX gene encoding glutamate--tRNA ligase, with translation MSKEVRVRFAPSPTGPLHIGGVRTALYNYLFARKMGGKFLLRIEDTDQMRFVPGAEKYIQESLAWLGISADESPWKPGDCGPYRQSERKADYMQYALDLVEAGHAYYAFDTSEELEAMRERLTAARVVQPQYNSITRTQMKNSLTLPEEEVKARLASGDPYVIRVKIPRKEEVRLNDMIRGWVMVHSSTLDDKVLMKSDGMPTYHLANIVDDHLMGITHVIRGEEWLPSAPLHVLLYKFFGWEDTMPQFAHLPLLLKPNGNGKLSKRDGDKLGFPVFPLNWENQETGETAAGFREQGYLPDAFVNFLAFLGWNPGDDRELFSLEELVEAFSVERIGKSGTKFDIEKAKWYNEQYLRAKSDQELANYIIEDASKEGIELKQEVAEQAAGLTKGRITFPQDLWNESKFLFVPLTSFDEDVAAKKWNGDAVKVLTHYSEAITHYEGTFDAETAKTMLGASAEVEGIKLGKVMQAVRLAVTGSGAGPDLMEVFAILGAQEVSNRIQFALNTLPVIA, from the coding sequence ATGAGTAAAGAAGTTCGCGTAAGATTTGCCCCATCCCCTACCGGCCCCTTACATATTGGTGGTGTACGTACTGCCCTTTACAATTACCTTTTTGCCCGAAAAATGGGAGGAAAGTTTTTGTTGAGAATTGAGGACACAGACCAAATGAGATTTGTTCCCGGCGCTGAAAAATACATTCAGGAATCATTGGCTTGGTTAGGAATATCTGCTGACGAAAGCCCATGGAAACCTGGAGACTGCGGACCTTATAGACAATCAGAACGAAAAGCTGATTACATGCAATATGCGTTGGATTTGGTGGAAGCTGGCCATGCTTATTATGCTTTTGATACGTCTGAGGAGTTGGAAGCGATGCGTGAGCGTCTAACCGCTGCTCGGGTAGTTCAACCCCAATATAATAGTATCACTAGAACTCAGATGAAGAACTCGCTTACTCTTCCTGAAGAAGAAGTAAAAGCAAGATTAGCATCAGGAGATCCTTACGTAATACGAGTAAAAATCCCTAGAAAAGAAGAGGTAAGATTAAACGACATGATCCGTGGTTGGGTGATGGTCCATTCCAGCACCTTGGACGACAAAGTCTTGATGAAGTCTGACGGAATGCCTACCTACCATTTAGCAAATATCGTGGATGATCATCTAATGGGAATTACCCATGTCATCAGAGGAGAAGAATGGTTGCCTTCGGCTCCATTACACGTGTTGTTGTATAAGTTCTTTGGCTGGGAAGATACCATGCCTCAATTCGCTCACTTACCTCTTTTATTAAAGCCCAATGGAAACGGAAAACTTTCCAAGCGAGATGGAGATAAGCTAGGATTCCCTGTATTTCCATTGAATTGGGAGAATCAAGAAACAGGAGAGACTGCTGCTGGATTTAGAGAGCAAGGATATTTACCTGATGCATTTGTAAATTTCTTAGCATTCCTAGGGTGGAACCCAGGCGATGATCGAGAACTATTTTCTTTAGAAGAATTAGTAGAAGCGTTCTCAGTAGAACGAATTGGCAAATCAGGAACCAAGTTTGATATAGAAAAAGCTAAATGGTACAATGAGCAATACTTGAGAGCTAAAAGTGACCAGGAACTTGCCAATTACATCATTGAAGATGCCTCCAAAGAAGGAATTGAATTAAAACAAGAAGTGGCAGAACAAGCAGCCGGATTAACCAAAGGCAGGATAACTTTCCCTCAGGATCTATGGAATGAAAGTAAATTCTTGTTTGTTCCTTTAACTTCATTCGATGAAGACGTAGCCGCTAAAAAGTGGAATGGAGATGCTGTAAAAGTATTGACACACTATTCCGAAGCAATTACCCATTATGAAGGAACTTTTGACGCAGAAACGGCCAAAACCATGTTGGGCGCCTCCGCAGAAGTAGAAGGCATTAAGCTAGGGAAAGTAATGCAAGCAGTACGACTTGCAGTAACTGGATCGGGAGCTGGGCCGGATTTGATGGAAGTTTTTGCTATTTTAGGTGCTCAAGAAGTGTCCAACCGCATTCAATTTGCGTTAAATACACTTCCAGTAATTGCCTAA
- a CDS encoding 30S ribosomal protein S16 produces the protein MSVKIRLARRGRKKMAIYDVVVADARAPRDGRFIEKIGSYNPNTDPASININNERALKWLLNGAQPTDTVKAMLSYRGIMLKKHLQIGVLKGAITQEQADAKFEAWLSEKDAKIAGKTEGINKAKADARQKALDAEAAKNQARLDAIKAREEEQKALLAAAEAANNPAAEEASEEEATDAPEASAEGDEAKA, from the coding sequence ATGTCAGTAAAAATCAGATTAGCACGAAGAGGTAGAAAGAAAATGGCTATCTACGACGTGGTTGTAGCTGATGCAAGAGCTCCACGTGATGGACGCTTCATCGAAAAAATCGGGTCTTATAACCCAAACACAGATCCTGCTTCTATTAACATCAACAATGAGCGCGCTCTAAAATGGTTGTTGAATGGAGCTCAGCCTACCGATACTGTAAAGGCAATGCTTTCTTACAGAGGTATCATGCTGAAAAAACACCTTCAAATTGGTGTATTGAAAGGTGCAATCACTCAAGAACAAGCAGACGCGAAATTTGAAGCTTGGTTAAGCGAAAAAGACGCGAAAATCGCTGGTAAAACTGAAGGTATCAATAAAGCAAAAGCTGACGCACGTCAGAAGGCTTTGGATGCTGAAGCAGCTAAGAACCAGGCTAGATTGGACGCTATCAAAGCAAGAGAAGAAGAACAAAAAGCTCTTCTAGCTGCTGCTGAGGCTGCAAACAATCCTGCTGCTGAAGAAGCAAGCGAAGAAGAAGCAACTGATGCTCCTGAGGCTTCCGCAGAAGGCGACGAAGCAAAAGCTTAA
- the rplS gene encoding 50S ribosomal protein L19 codes for MSELIKIVEAEYSEVRAKFPTFKAGDTINVHVRIKEGNKERVQQFQGTVIQRKNPNTNGETFTVRKISNGIGVERIFPIISPAIEQIDLLRQGRVRRARLFYLRGRQGKAARIKEKIRVKH; via the coding sequence ATGAGCGAACTAATTAAAATAGTAGAGGCGGAATACAGCGAGGTTAGAGCTAAGTTCCCTACTTTCAAAGCTGGTGATACCATCAACGTACACGTACGTATCAAAGAAGGTAACAAAGAGCGTGTTCAGCAGTTCCAAGGAACTGTGATCCAGCGTAAAAACCCAAATACCAATGGCGAAACTTTCACAGTAAGAAAGATCTCTAACGGTATCGGTGTTGAGCGTATTTTCCCTATCATCTCTCCAGCAATAGAGCAAATCGATCTATTGAGACAAGGTAGAGTGAGAAGAGCTCGTCTATTCTACTTGAGAGGCCGTCAGGGTAAAGCTGCACGTATCAAGGAGAAAATCAGAGTGAAACACTAA
- the trmD gene encoding tRNA (guanosine(37)-N1)-methyltransferase TrmD, translating to MHIDIVTVVPGLLDSPFSHSILKRAEDKGLASIRVINLRDYAMGKQKQVDDYAFGGGAGMVMMIEPIARCIEALQQERTYDDIIYMTPDGATFDQPMANALSLKKNLLILCGHYKGIDERVREKFITKEISIGDFVLSGGELAAAVVADAVIRLIPGVLNDETSALTDSFQDGLLAPPVYTRPAEYEGMKVPDVLLSGHEAKINEWRFEASVRRTQERRPDLLGGQE from the coding sequence ATGCACATTGATATAGTCACCGTGGTTCCTGGATTGTTGGATAGTCCCTTTTCCCATTCCATACTGAAAAGAGCGGAAGACAAAGGACTGGCAAGCATACGTGTGATCAATTTGAGAGATTATGCAATGGGCAAGCAAAAGCAAGTCGATGATTATGCTTTTGGAGGGGGAGCAGGGATGGTCATGATGATCGAGCCAATAGCTCGATGCATCGAAGCACTTCAACAAGAGCGTACCTATGATGATATCATCTACATGACGCCTGATGGAGCTACTTTTGATCAACCCATGGCCAATGCGCTTTCGCTTAAAAAAAACCTATTGATCCTTTGTGGTCATTATAAGGGAATAGATGAGCGGGTGAGAGAAAAATTCATCACCAAAGAAATCAGCATTGGAGACTTCGTATTGTCCGGAGGAGAATTGGCCGCAGCGGTAGTTGCTGATGCAGTCATTCGATTGATTCCGGGAGTATTGAATGATGAAACTTCTGCTTTGACAGATTCTTTCCAAGACGGCTTACTGGCGCCACCAGTATATACAAGGCCTGCAGAATATGAAGGAATGAAAGTCCCTGATGTTTTGCTTTCAGGCCATGAAGCCAAGATAAATGAATGGAGATTTGAAGCGTCGGTTCGTAGGACCCAAGAAAGAAGACCTGATCTGCTCGGCGGACAGGAGTAA
- a CDS encoding carboxypeptidase regulatory-like domain-containing protein translates to MFRNIHFWSSRRIFFCILFLIAPLHLYGQNINFSGTITDESTGQALKDIHVFVPNSTFQTFSDSLGRFTIPNMPAGRWEIALIGEGFEKIQQVIELKKTQVPNFDFSLLPTKIMAPPALKLTEKKREKLIEDFTSHFLFTSKYQNQLRLLNPEGLLFFEKDNSNELMVDTNGYLIFINDQTGFLFTLYFDQPQSLEDPISTDQIELAFLDLINEVPELIEARNSEREKIFLNSPAFTLRQMLTGEISTSDEPEGIQVAFGKYPGEYLLTFPKPFIIQGKGSISYSDDQLPVRSEGAVVFEDQLMLEGGFSEIHPLDQLPRNFNGEKTLQLANIEKNAQVMQEKVFLQTDRSHYLKGETLFFKANMIYANPLLGPELSKVLHIEILDTTGYQEIHEIFKINQGKAFGSIELPVGLNQQNYLIRAYTSWSLNYGNHQGTILPIQILDPSLRPLNSTPETLAKKVSIFSDKQVYQAGELVNLNVMVRDDQGRPIASDLAIRVLDLSQSNPVNSSKTIEESFELSPVPIDTDFTKYQYPIESRFTVKGEIQDTDKNPIEGNVTALINGLGNIEKYKVGKDGEFEIPQLSFEGEFEIAVQGTSKEGFPIRQISLEVEDYHLEGPLTHFNFPKLTSNNVPPLTAQEIQANMEQGEILLDEFVIDEEKSDPTGPMIYGQPDSSVDPSKLQLNGSTSQFIYLLAGQVAGMSVTGNPPSIRFRNGGEPLVMIDGVPVNPPSGPMIGGGSPAGRTATDIISGINVFAIERVEVIKRTVPMLGEAGRNGIISIFMKTGEELQKANDAIRNNFTPFKLQGFQQQKSFQEVVEEQQLNPLLRGLKPTLYWNPEVITNTEELSQAIQFKSSESAAPMWVEIKGITADGQPVEGKFVINQQ, encoded by the coding sequence ATGTTTCGAAATATTCATTTTTGGTCTTCTAGACGAATTTTCTTTTGTATTCTTTTTTTAATTGCTCCATTACACCTCTACGGGCAAAATATCAACTTCTCAGGTACAATCACAGATGAATCAACCGGGCAAGCCCTGAAAGACATTCATGTTTTTGTCCCTAATTCTACCTTCCAAACTTTTTCAGATTCCCTAGGCCGCTTCACTATTCCAAATATGCCTGCCGGAAGGTGGGAAATTGCATTGATCGGTGAAGGTTTTGAGAAAATTCAACAAGTCATAGAGCTTAAGAAAACACAGGTACCCAACTTTGACTTTTCGCTTTTGCCTACCAAAATAATGGCTCCTCCTGCCTTAAAATTGACAGAAAAAAAGAGAGAGAAATTAATAGAAGATTTTACCTCCCATTTTTTATTCACCAGCAAGTATCAGAATCAGCTACGGCTTCTAAACCCGGAAGGATTGCTGTTTTTTGAAAAGGATAATTCAAATGAGCTGATGGTCGACACCAATGGATACCTGATTTTCATCAATGATCAAACGGGCTTCCTTTTCACCTTGTATTTTGACCAACCTCAATCTCTTGAAGACCCAATTTCAACTGATCAAATCGAACTTGCCTTCTTGGATTTAATCAATGAGGTACCTGAATTAATTGAAGCAAGAAATTCAGAGCGGGAAAAGATTTTCTTGAATTCCCCAGCTTTCACATTAAGGCAAATGCTGACTGGAGAAATCAGTACTTCGGACGAACCTGAAGGAATTCAGGTAGCCTTTGGTAAATATCCGGGAGAATATCTTTTAACCTTTCCTAAGCCTTTTATTATCCAAGGAAAAGGATCGATTAGTTATTCTGATGACCAGCTTCCCGTAAGGTCTGAAGGAGCCGTGGTTTTTGAAGATCAGCTGATGCTAGAGGGAGGCTTTTCAGAGATCCATCCCTTAGATCAATTGCCAAGAAATTTCAATGGCGAAAAAACCCTTCAATTGGCCAACATTGAAAAGAATGCCCAAGTCATGCAAGAAAAAGTGTTTTTGCAGACGGATCGAAGTCATTACCTAAAAGGGGAGACATTATTTTTCAAAGCCAATATGATTTATGCCAACCCATTATTGGGACCAGAATTGAGCAAAGTACTCCACATAGAAATTTTAGATACAACAGGCTACCAGGAAATCCATGAAATCTTCAAGATTAACCAGGGTAAAGCATTCGGTTCAATAGAATTGCCTGTAGGGCTGAATCAGCAAAATTATCTCATAAGGGCCTATACCTCATGGAGCCTTAATTATGGTAATCATCAAGGAACAATACTTCCTATTCAAATTCTAGATCCCAGCTTAAGACCATTGAACTCAACTCCCGAAACACTGGCAAAAAAAGTAAGTATCTTTTCAGACAAACAAGTATATCAGGCAGGAGAACTAGTCAACTTAAATGTAATGGTTCGAGATGATCAGGGAAGACCCATTGCTTCTGATCTAGCGATCAGGGTATTGGATTTAAGTCAAAGTAATCCTGTAAACTCTTCAAAAACCATTGAGGAAAGTTTTGAGCTCTCTCCTGTTCCAATTGACACGGACTTCACCAAATACCAATATCCTATAGAAAGTAGATTTACTGTAAAAGGAGAAATCCAGGACACTGATAAGAACCCCATAGAAGGGAACGTAACTGCCTTAATCAATGGATTGGGAAACATAGAAAAGTATAAAGTTGGGAAGGATGGAGAATTTGAAATCCCTCAGCTCTCCTTTGAAGGTGAATTTGAAATTGCGGTACAAGGTACTTCGAAAGAAGGTTTTCCAATCAGGCAAATATCATTGGAAGTAGAAGATTATCACCTAGAGGGCCCTCTCACTCATTTTAATTTCCCAAAACTGACATCCAATAATGTTCCTCCTTTGACGGCACAGGAAATACAGGCTAACATGGAGCAGGGCGAGATTTTGTTGGATGAATTTGTGATTGATGAGGAGAAATCAGATCCAACAGGCCCCATGATTTATGGACAGCCTGATAGTTCTGTTGACCCTAGCAAATTACAATTGAATGGCAGCACATCTCAATTCATTTATTTATTAGCAGGCCAGGTGGCTGGAATGAGCGTTACTGGAAACCCTCCATCCATCAGATTTAGAAACGGAGGTGAGCCCTTGGTTATGATTGATGGTGTACCTGTGAATCCTCCATCAGGACCTATGATCGGCGGGGGGAGTCCTGCCGGCCGTACCGCAACGGATATTATATCCGGAATCAATGTCTTTGCTATTGAGCGAGTGGAAGTCATCAAAAGAACCGTCCCTATGTTAGGTGAAGCAGGAAGAAATGGCATTATCTCTATTTTCATGAAAACTGGAGAAGAACTTCAAAAGGCGAATGACGCCATCAGAAATAATTTTACTCCTTTCAAACTTCAAGGATTTCAACAACAAAAATCTTTTCAAGAAGTGGTGGAGGAACAACAGCTCAATCCTTTGTTGAGGGGGTTGAAACCTACCTTGTATTGGAATCCAGAAGTAATCACCAATACAGAAGAACTATCCCAAGCAATTCAATTTAAAAGTTCAGAATCAGCTGCGCCAATGTGGGTGGAAATCAAAGGAATTACAGCAGATGGACAACCGGTGGAAGGTAAATTCGTCATTAATCAACAATAG
- a CDS encoding MFS transporter, producing MRKPKLSFSQIINMNVGFFGIQYSFGLQQSAVNPIYDMLGAAPDEIPILNLAGPMTGLLIQPIIGALSDSTWSPRFGRRKPFFFIGALMCSICLFFYPFSSSLWMAAGLLWVLDAANNTAMEPYRALIADVLPDEQYSKGFLTQSFFTGLGITLANISLFIFQKYIPGIAGSLPVWVYASFFLGTICSIGSVIWSISKTPEYPPSEKELEILNERNKGMPHPAIQFFLSILTTLFAYLVLFILVIPALFDRKIIRRTIHWAENHPTLKVVFAQNLEIIEALTQMPSVMWKLALVYLFQWYALFCYWQNAAKSIAQSVWNTAPLENKSLYEEAVGWTGLVNGWYNVVTFLSAFFLARMATKFGPKKVHFICLIMAGVGLLAFPHIENKYLLFAPMTGFGIAWASMMGVPYLLVVNEIPKERYGVYMGIINMMIVIPMILQTLSFGFISKTLLNNNPGTAISFAGILLLIGALAVLRIKENKNITDGPTPGPIGH from the coding sequence ATGAGAAAGCCCAAGCTCTCCTTTTCCCAGATCATCAACATGAATGTTGGTTTTTTTGGGATTCAATACAGTTTTGGTTTACAACAGAGTGCAGTCAACCCCATCTATGATATGTTGGGAGCTGCACCAGATGAAATCCCCATCTTAAATCTCGCTGGCCCCATGACCGGCTTGTTAATTCAACCTATTATTGGAGCTCTCAGTGACAGTACCTGGAGTCCTCGGTTTGGAAGGAGAAAACCATTTTTCTTCATCGGGGCATTGATGTGTAGTATCTGCCTTTTCTTCTACCCATTCAGTAGCTCTCTTTGGATGGCTGCTGGTCTGCTTTGGGTATTAGATGCCGCTAATAATACAGCTATGGAGCCTTATCGGGCTTTGATCGCGGATGTGCTTCCTGATGAACAATACAGTAAAGGTTTTCTAACTCAAAGTTTCTTCACAGGACTGGGCATTACATTAGCTAACATCTCTTTATTCATATTCCAAAAATACATTCCAGGAATTGCAGGTTCACTGCCTGTTTGGGTGTATGCGTCTTTCTTCTTAGGGACGATTTGCTCCATTGGATCGGTAATTTGGAGTATTTCCAAAACTCCAGAATACCCACCTTCAGAAAAAGAATTGGAGATTTTAAATGAAAGGAATAAAGGCATGCCACATCCTGCCATCCAATTTTTCCTATCTATTCTCACCACCCTATTTGCCTATTTAGTCTTATTCATTCTAGTTATCCCAGCTTTATTTGATCGTAAAATCATCAGAAGGACAATTCATTGGGCTGAAAATCACCCTACTTTAAAAGTAGTTTTTGCCCAAAACCTTGAAATTATCGAAGCATTGACACAAATGCCTTCCGTGATGTGGAAACTGGCTTTAGTCTACCTTTTCCAGTGGTATGCATTATTTTGTTATTGGCAAAACGCAGCAAAAAGTATTGCCCAATCTGTCTGGAACACTGCCCCTCTAGAAAACAAATCATTGTATGAGGAAGCCGTAGGTTGGACAGGACTTGTCAATGGATGGTACAATGTAGTTACTTTTCTCTCTGCCTTCTTTTTGGCAAGAATGGCCACGAAATTTGGCCCAAAGAAAGTACACTTCATTTGCCTGATCATGGCCGGAGTAGGATTACTTGCTTTTCCTCATATTGAAAACAAATACTTACTATTTGCTCCGATGACAGGATTTGGAATCGCATGGGCAAGTATGATGGGGGTCCCGTACCTTTTGGTTGTCAACGAAATTCCGAAAGAACGATATGGAGTATACATGGGAATCATCAATATGATGATTGTGATCCCGATGATTCTCCAAACCTTAAGTTTTGGATTTATTTCCAAGACATTATTAAACAATAATCCAGGGACTGCAATCTCCTTTGCAGGAATTCTATTGCTCATAGGAGCTTTGGCTGTCCTTCGAATTAAAGAAAATAAAAATATTACTGATGGCCCTACCCCTGGCCCTATTGGACACTAA
- a CDS encoding amylosucrase, producing MMDQPAYSFAVDILSKNGFSQKENSTFFFRLSNSIDTIKDLYNEIYGRTPGAQQSFGQLILSLAKANSERGKDLIKRDAEKGKTGDWFLSNELVGMSLYVDRFAGQLKNMKSKLGYFEELGVNFLHLMPLFESPEGESDGGYAVSNFRKVDERYGTLEELVALRKSMQKKGMYLMLDIVLNHTSHRHEWAEKAKKGDPEFQNYFYMYDDRWIPNQYDASMPEIFPESSPGNFTFIPECNKWVMTVFHNYQWDLNYMNPNVFRAMLDNILFYANLGVDVLRIDAPAFIWKQTGTSSQNLPQAHTLLRLIKQCVSVATPGMALLGEAIVAPKEIINYFGTGDFLAKECDFAYNATQMALQWDMLASGETKVMLAAQHEILKKPEGTSWITYTRCHDDIGLGYDDYMIEQAGKNPYEHRQFLKNYFTGIHPHSPSIGALFSSNPKTGDARISGSLASLCGLEKAINDQNEFSIQRSIQKILMMQAHSFFIGGLPMLFYGDELGYTNDYSYLDDPGKSYDNRWMHRPIIDWKKNEKRKDKGSVEYEIFEGTRKLISLRKKLNVVADHKNLSWIPPHNIHVAGFLRQFGGKKLYGIFNFSAETSFLTWFAFKEIRPVPEKLVDHWSGQEFEIGMDHEYLIMEPYSFYLFEPIS from the coding sequence ATGATGGATCAACCTGCTTATTCCTTTGCTGTTGATATTTTATCAAAAAATGGTTTTTCGCAAAAAGAAAACTCCACGTTTTTCTTTCGACTTTCCAATTCCATAGATACTATAAAAGACTTGTATAATGAGATTTATGGTCGAACTCCCGGGGCGCAACAGAGTTTTGGTCAACTCATATTGTCCCTAGCCAAAGCAAACTCAGAAAGAGGGAAAGATTTGATAAAAAGAGATGCTGAAAAGGGAAAAACTGGAGACTGGTTTCTCAGTAACGAGCTAGTGGGAATGAGTTTGTATGTAGACAGATTTGCTGGGCAGTTGAAAAACATGAAATCAAAATTGGGATATTTTGAAGAGTTAGGGGTGAATTTCCTCCATCTCATGCCTTTGTTTGAAAGTCCCGAAGGTGAAAGTGATGGGGGTTATGCAGTATCAAATTTCCGAAAAGTAGATGAGCGGTATGGAACGCTAGAGGAACTGGTTGCATTGCGAAAATCCATGCAAAAGAAAGGGATGTATTTAATGCTGGACATCGTATTAAACCATACTTCCCATCGACATGAGTGGGCCGAAAAGGCCAAAAAAGGAGATCCAGAATTCCAGAATTATTTCTACATGTATGACGACCGTTGGATCCCTAACCAGTACGATGCTTCCATGCCAGAAATATTCCCCGAAAGCTCTCCAGGTAATTTCACCTTCATACCGGAATGCAATAAATGGGTAATGACCGTTTTCCACAATTATCAATGGGATTTGAATTATATGAATCCCAATGTATTTCGCGCCATGTTGGACAACATTCTGTTTTATGCCAATCTCGGAGTGGATGTACTTCGAATAGATGCTCCTGCCTTTATTTGGAAGCAAACCGGAACCAGCTCCCAAAATTTACCTCAGGCTCATACGCTGCTCAGGCTTATCAAACAATGTGTCTCAGTCGCCACACCTGGGATGGCCCTTTTAGGGGAAGCGATCGTGGCCCCAAAAGAAATTATCAACTATTTCGGGACGGGAGATTTTTTGGCCAAAGAATGCGATTTCGCATACAATGCCACTCAAATGGCGCTTCAATGGGACATGTTAGCATCAGGCGAAACCAAGGTCATGCTTGCTGCCCAACATGAAATCCTCAAAAAGCCTGAAGGTACCAGTTGGATTACATACACCCGCTGTCATGATGATATAGGATTAGGTTATGATGATTATATGATCGAACAGGCTGGTAAAAACCCATACGAACACCGACAGTTTTTGAAAAATTATTTCACAGGAATACATCCACATAGTCCTTCAATAGGAGCTTTGTTTTCTTCCAATCCCAAAACTGGAGATGCCAGAATCAGTGGTTCTTTAGCCTCCCTTTGTGGACTTGAAAAAGCCATAAATGACCAAAATGAATTCAGCATCCAACGATCCATCCAAAAGATATTGATGATGCAGGCTCATTCATTTTTTATTGGTGGTCTTCCCATGCTTTTTTATGGAGATGAACTAGGCTATACCAATGACTACAGCTATTTGGATGATCCTGGAAAAAGTTATGATAACCGATGGATGCACCGCCCTATTATAGATTGGAAAAAAAATGAAAAACGAAAAGACAAAGGAAGTGTTGAATATGAGATTTTTGAAGGGACACGGAAATTGATCTCACTAAGGAAAAAACTGAATGTGGTAGCTGACCATAAAAACTTAAGTTGGATTCCACCACATAACATCCATGTTGCAGGTTTTTTGCGCCAGTTTGGAGGTAAAAAATTGTACGGGATTTTTAATTTCAGTGCTGAAACATCCTTTTTAACTTGGTTCGCATTTAAAGAAATTAGACCAGTACCTGAAAAACTAGTGGATCATTGGAGTGGACAGGAATTTGAAATTGGAATGGACCATGAATATCTGATTATGGAGCCTTATTCCTTTTACCTATTTGAGCCAATCAGTTAG